The Candidatus Nitrosoglobus terrae genome segment AACGCCCAGCATGGGTATGGGTTTTGATCCGGGTGGGCTATGGGGTAGCCTGCAGTTAGTCAATGTTAATCAAGGCACGGATTATGGAGCTTCAGCCATCGCCCTTGGGGGTTTTTTTAGTACTGCTATTCATACCGCAGCGAGTGCCCCGTTGCCGAATTTATCCTCAGCGAATCCTGAAACCGATATTCTGACTCAGGCCAATCCTGCTGGAGGTGTGCCGAGCGTAGTGCATTCCACTTGGCCACAGAATAGTCAAGGAGGTGTGGATGCGGTAAGTGCGGTTTTAATGCGCCGCGCAGTGATCAATGAATATACCATTGATCCCGCCTTAGCGGCGCGTACTGATTGGGTGGTTAATTTTCCAACGAAACGATTCTATGTGCCGATACACAATAGCACCAATGGGGGCATACCAATTGTCGCTACCCCACCGTTTACCCAGAGCTTCTGGACGGGAGGCGCGCCCGAGGCGGTAGCGTTAAGCCTGCGGGATCGGGAAGAGCAGGTAAACAAAGGGAGCGCTGCAATGTTACCTTGGGCAGTGAATGTGATGACCTTTAGGGATATTTCTGTCTTAGGGTCGGCGCTGACGCTTGCTATAGATACGGCCAATATGGGGAACAATGGCTGGATGAAGCTGAAATTTCCAGTCACTCCAAATCCCATCAGCAGCAGGCAGAACATCCATGAGCTGATAGATAATGAGGGCAGTGCTTACTTGGGTTTGCCGGTGATGGGTTTTGCGGTGGAAGCCTATGGAAATAAAGATGCCCATTATAGAGAGCTATTGCCCCATAAATTTAGTCGGGATATAGCTATGAGTCTAGATGAGGTGATCGCTAAAACAATACCCCCTAAGGTGGCGATGCCTAAAACATCAGCATCTAAGTTGTCAATGGAGAAAGCTGCTTGCCAGACGGCTATTGAGATGGAGATTGAATTGCAAACGGCTAGGGGATCGGCAACCGTTAATGGGGCACTGGCCATGATAGCTTGTCAGGCAGCAGCTGCAATCATCGCCGCATCACCGCAGGTGCCCATTGGGGCGGCGGCAATAGAGGCGGCGGTTAAGGCAGCAGCCATAGCGGCGATTACCCATCAGTGATTATTGTAGGATTAAGCCACTGATGCTAAAGGAGCTATGAGGCAGTATCGAGCACTTTTTCAGCAATTACTGCTACGGGAAATTAACAGTCGTTATCTGGGGAGCCTCAGTGGTTATTTTTGGGTTTTGGTGCAACCCCTTGCCCAACTCGCCCTCTATGCTCTAGTGTTTACTACTATTTTTCGGGTGCGTTTTCCAGAGCTGGCTCAGCATAACTTTATCACTTTTGTAGCCATTGCGCTGTGGCCTTGGTTGGCCTTTCAGGAAGCTATTCAGCGGGCGCTAGGGGCTATTACCAGCAACGCGGGGCTGATTAAAAAAATTGCCTTGCCCCATGAAATACTTATCTATGCCGCCGTGGGGAGTAGCTATGTCGTCCACGGGGCGGGATTTTTGTTGGTGCTAGCGGTATTAACCATTTTAGGATCGGATCTTTATCTGAGTACCTTACCTTGGGTGCTGATATTACTGGGCATGTTATTTTTATTGACCTTAGGGTTGGCGTTGGTATTGGCCACCTTACAGGTATTTTTACGGGATATTGAGCATGGACTGGTGTCAGTGCTGATGCTCTGGTTTTACGCTTCCCCTATCTTATATCCGGTGTCTTTAGTGCCAGCGCCTTTCCATACTTTGATTCTAGCCAATCCCTTAAGTTATTTTTTTGATCGGTTGCGGGCGTTATTGATGTTTGGTCAAGGAGAGTTTACTGGAGTAGATCTAATAGCAGCAGGGAGCAGCGTACTGGTGTTTATGTTTGGGCTGGCTTTTTTCCGCCGCTGTGCCGGTCGGTTTGAGGAGTTTTTGTAAGGATGGTGCCTAAATTACTGGTGAAGTTAGATCAAGTGAGTAAAGTGTACCCAAAGCTGAGTACCTCTAGGGATCGGTTACAGGCGTTTTGGGCCATACTCAAGAATCGGCAAGATTATTCAGGTTATTCGGTGCTACAGGAGATTTCTTTACATCTATATCAAGGGGAATCCTTAGGGATTATCGGCGAAAATGGAGCTGGCAAATCCACTTTACTTAAGCATATTGCCGGTGTGGTGAAACCCTCTAGGGGAACCGTAGAGGTCTTTGGCCGCATAGGCGCGTTGTTAGAGTTAGGGGCTGGTTTTCATCCTGAGTACAGTGGTAGAGAGAATCTTCGGCTCTCAGCGGCACTGATGGGAATGAGCGATTCAGAGCTTATTGAAAAACTAGACGCGATTATTGAATTTGCGGATATTGGTGCTTATATTGATGAGCCAATTAAGCATTACTCTTCGGGGATGGTGGTACGGCTTGGGTTTGCCTTGGTAAGCGCTTTGCGGCCAGAGTTATTGATTACCGATGAAGTATTAGCGGTAGGCGATGAATCTTTTCAAAAAAAATGTATTCGCTGGATAGAAAATTACTTGAACCAAGGCGGTACTTTGCTTCTGTGCTCCCATAGCATGTTCCATGTTCAGAAATTGTGCCAAAAAGCGGCTTGGATTAAAGGTGGGCGGTTGGTGTCTTGTGGGGAAGTTTTTCAAGTTACCCAAGATTATTTGGCCTATCATGAGGGTAAATCTCAGCAGGAAGCTGTTGATAGCCTTAAAAAAGAGCAGATATCGACAGCCCTCTATCGAGTATCGGCGTTAAGGATTTCTGGAGCAGCAGGCGAAGAGCTTGCTCTAATTGCCATGGGGGAAGATTTAATTGTTAACGGGGAACTATACTCTCCAGATGATCGGCCTCCCGTGGTTGCCATTGGAGTTGTGCGTACCGATGGAGCGGCGATTTATGGGTTAATCTCTGATGTAGATGGTTTTACCTTAAATAAGTTAGCCCCCCATCAGTTTGGATTTCGGTTGACATTTTTTCAATTGCCTTTACTTCCTGGAAAATATACCCTTCGCGCTCATGCCATGGACCCAGAAGGCTTAAGGTTGTTTGATACCATAGAACAAGCCTTTCAGGTGACAGGGCAGACCCGAGAGCTTGGGTTATGTTGTTTAGCTCACGCGTGGGCATCTCCCTAGGATAAACAGGTAGAGGACAGTAGATTAATGGCATTTGATAGTTACAGTCATTTTTGGGATCAGCAGGCTAGCACTACCGACGGAGCGATTGCTGCGGTGGATGGTAGTGCTAATGAAAGTATTGTTCAGCTGACCGGCCAATGGAGCGCAAATTTAGTTCGAGCAGCACTTACTCTTAAAGGGAGTGAACGGGTGCTAGAGTTGGGCTGTGGTGTGGGTCGCATTGGTCGAGAGTTAGCCCCTTATTGTGGTTATTGGCAAGGAGTTGATATCTCTCACAATATGCTTAAGGTCGCCCAAGCGCGATTAGCTGGCCAGACAAATACGGGATTTTGTCAATTACACCGTACCAGTTTAGAGATGCTAGAGAATGAGAGTTTTGATCGGGCCTATTCTATCGCGGTATTTTGTCATTTAGATAAGGAGGATTTATTCCTTTATTTAAAAGAACTTTATCGGGTTTTAAATCCCCATGGCCTGATTTATGTAGAAACATGGAATTTAGCCCATCCTGTAGGCTGGAAACGCTGGGAGCTGGAGGTAAATCACTGGGCGAGATCGGATCATCGTCAGCGTAAAGATGTAGCACGTAATCAATTTTGTACTCCGGATGAATTTAATCTCTATCTCCAAGGAGCGGGTTTTAAAACTCTAGCGTGTTATACCGATTCGCCTTGGATTCAAGCCATTGCTACTAAGAGCGCCCTAGAATCTGAACAGGAATCTATTAAAATAGTACTCAGGGCTAAGGAGCATAAAATTGCTTATTCACCATTATTTTCTACACTTTTTGATAGGCTGCTGGATGTTGTCAGCGGTTTAACTCACCCTAAAGAGTATTTAGCGTTTTTAGATGCTCAAGAAGCGTCCGAGGAGAACAGTATGTATCGGCGTTACTTATTGGCGCTATGGTCATCTAAGGAAGATCTTTGGGGGGCTACTGTTATAAATGGTGTTTGATCTGGGTTTTCCCGATCCAGTCACCAGTTTCCTAGGCATTGATCGGTTGGGCAAAGACTGTCGAATTAGCCCGAGCGTCAGCGTGATGAGGCGGGGAGTCGCTCACTCTGGGCAAGGGATATTTCTTGGGGACCAGGTCATCTTATTTGATAATACCCGGCTCGTATTAGGAGATGTGAGCCTATCATCAGTAGCACGACTGGATCTGGGTAATCAGGTGATTATTAATGTGGGGAGCTATATTTCGGGAGAAGGCGGATTGATCATTGAAGAGGAAGTGCTCATTGGGGCTCATGTGCGTATTTTATCTGCAGGCCATGAGATTCATCGGGGTGAGTCTTCCGTTGCTCGTAACCCCATTACTTATGGGGCTATCCATATTGGTCAAGGGGCTTGGGTTGGCGCAGGCAGTACCCTATTGCAAGGCGTTACCTTAGGCGCAGGGAGTGTAGTAGGGGCCGGTAGTGTGGTCACTAAAGAGATACCGCCCTATGCCGTAGCTGTAGGCAATCCTGCTAGGATCTCCCATTATCGACGGGGATATGGGCCTAAAAAGCAATGGGCTTTTTGGTATAAGAGCCCAGATCGCTAAAATGAGCAAGGATACCTCGTCGGAGAAGCTTGGAGTCATTCCAGCAGCAGAAGCCTATATTTATCAACGAAACTTTGATCCTCAAGGAGAGGACTCCTTAGCCAAGATTGCACGCTTAATACGCCCTCATAGCCGAGTACTTGATCTAGGTACAGGTCCTGGGATTTTAGGTCAATATTTATCTACTATCCTAGGGTGTACTGTGGATGGGGTGGAATTAAGCCTAGAACAAGTTCAGATTGCGGCTCCCTTTTATCGCAATCTTCTGCAGGCTGATTTAGAACAGGTAGATTTAGCGGCCCTTTTTCCTGAGTCCTATGATTATGTTGTTGCTGCCGATATCTTTGAGCACTTAAGAAATCCAGAAGCTATTGTTTCTCAGTTGCCAGCGTTGTTGGGCACTGAAGGTCGAGCTATGCTCTCTGTTCCCAATATTGCCCATGCCGGTGTAATTGCTGAACTGTTAGCAGGGGAATTTCGCTATCGCCCAGAAGGGTTATTGGATACTACCCACGTACGCTTTTTTACCCGTCAATCGTTATTAACACTGTTAACAGCATCAGGTCTAGCCGTGCTTTCAATAGATACGGTGCGTTACGATTTACGAGAAAGTGAGTTTAAGCACTATTATTTAGATACCTTACCCCCCGCTATTTATCGTCTACTAGCAGCTTATCCAGATAGTTTAACCTATCAGTTTATTGTGGAAGTGACCCCAGAGCAGCAGGCGGCAAATTTAAATGCTATTCATCAGGGCGTGAATAAATTTTATTTTTCCACGCAGATGTATTGGCGTTTTGAGGGGGAAGAATATCAAGAGGAAAACAGTATTCAAGCTTTGGGTGTTATTGGCGATAAGCGGCAGGTTATCCAATTTTCTTTTCCGCTCACCAAGCAATTACTTAGCGGAATACGGATAGATTTAGCTGATCGCCCCGGTTTTTTGCGGTTATATGAAATAGCGCTTTATGATAGTGATAAAAATTGTCTTTGGAGATGGGAAGAAAATATTACTACGTTATTAACCAAAGAAACTCATCAGGTTGAGTTTGCAAGTGGGTTAGTGACCTCTTTTGGAACCAATATGCTCTTAACAGGGGAGGATCCTTATATTGAATTACCCCTGAGTGAATCTGATTTAAAACCGTTAAAGGGTGGAGGTACGTTAGCATTAATACTCTCATGGCCAATATCGGCAGATTTTATGGCACTCACTCAATGTTTAGGACAAAGAGATAG includes the following:
- a CDS encoding ABC transporter ATP-binding protein translates to MVPKLLVKLDQVSKVYPKLSTSRDRLQAFWAILKNRQDYSGYSVLQEISLHLYQGESLGIIGENGAGKSTLLKHIAGVVKPSRGTVEVFGRIGALLELGAGFHPEYSGRENLRLSAALMGMSDSELIEKLDAIIEFADIGAYIDEPIKHYSSGMVVRLGFALVSALRPELLITDEVLAVGDESFQKKCIRWIENYLNQGGTLLLCSHSMFHVQKLCQKAAWIKGGRLVSCGEVFQVTQDYLAYHEGKSQQEAVDSLKKEQISTALYRVSALRISGAAGEELALIAMGEDLIVNGELYSPDDRPPVVAIGVVRTDGAAIYGLISDVDGFTLNKLAPHQFGFRLTFFQLPLLPGKYTLRAHAMDPEGLRLFDTIEQAFQVTGQTRELGLCCLAHAWASP
- a CDS encoding ABC transporter permease encodes the protein MRQYRALFQQLLLREINSRYLGSLSGYFWVLVQPLAQLALYALVFTTIFRVRFPELAQHNFITFVAIALWPWLAFQEAIQRALGAITSNAGLIKKIALPHEILIYAAVGSSYVVHGAGFLLVLAVLTILGSDLYLSTLPWVLILLGMLFLLTLGLALVLATLQVFLRDIEHGLVSVLMLWFYASPILYPVSLVPAPFHTLILANPLSYFFDRLRALLMFGQGEFTGVDLIAAGSSVLVFMFGLAFFRRCAGRFEEFL
- a CDS encoding acyltransferase, with translation MVFDLGFPDPVTSFLGIDRLGKDCRISPSVSVMRRGVAHSGQGIFLGDQVILFDNTRLVLGDVSLSSVARLDLGNQVIINVGSYISGEGGLIIEEEVLIGAHVRILSAGHEIHRGESSVARNPITYGAIHIGQGAWVGAGSTLLQGVTLGAGSVVGAGSVVTKEIPPYAVAVGNPARISHYRRGYGPKKQWAFWYKSPDR
- a CDS encoding class I SAM-dependent methyltransferase, encoding MSKDTSSEKLGVIPAAEAYIYQRNFDPQGEDSLAKIARLIRPHSRVLDLGTGPGILGQYLSTILGCTVDGVELSLEQVQIAAPFYRNLLQADLEQVDLAALFPESYDYVVAADIFEHLRNPEAIVSQLPALLGTEGRAMLSVPNIAHAGVIAELLAGEFRYRPEGLLDTTHVRFFTRQSLLTLLTASGLAVLSIDTVRYDLRESEFKHYYLDTLPPAIYRLLAAYPDSLTYQFIVEVTPEQQAANLNAIHQGVNKFYFSTQMYWRFEGEEYQEENSIQALGVIGDKRQVIQFSFPLTKQLLSGIRIDLADRPGFLRLYEIALYDSDKNCLWRWEENITTLLTKETHQVEFASGLVTSFGTNMLLTGEDPYIELPLSESDLKPLKGGGTLALILSWPISADFMALTQCLGQRDRALIQQQQLIALQNQQAHEKDKLLALKDRQQQENEQLLAHITEQLNEKERLIVHHHFQLREISRTVERQNNQMSYYETLIKSLEFQLRYRDSWRSWIRRPLRPLKRWWLKIIEIVGR
- a CDS encoding class I SAM-dependent methyltransferase, with protein sequence MAFDSYSHFWDQQASTTDGAIAAVDGSANESIVQLTGQWSANLVRAALTLKGSERVLELGCGVGRIGRELAPYCGYWQGVDISHNMLKVAQARLAGQTNTGFCQLHRTSLEMLENESFDRAYSIAVFCHLDKEDLFLYLKELYRVLNPHGLIYVETWNLAHPVGWKRWELEVNHWARSDHRQRKDVARNQFCTPDEFNLYLQGAGFKTLACYTDSPWIQAIATKSALESEQESIKIVLRAKEHKIAYSPLFSTLFDRLLDVVSGLTHPKEYLAFLDAQEASEENSMYRRYLLALWSSKEDLWGATVINGV